The Rhizobium sp. BT03 genome has a window encoding:
- the fusA gene encoding elongation factor G encodes MAREYKIEDYRNFGIMAHIDAGKTTTTERILYYTGKSHKIGEVHDGAATMDWMEQEQERGITITSAATTTFWKGRDGKMRRFNIIDTPGHVDFTIEVERSLRVLDGAIALLDANAGVEPQTETVWRQAEKYNVPRMIFCNKMDKTGADFYRSVEMIKTRLGATAVVMQLPIGAESDFKGVIDLIEMNALIWRDESLGAQWDVVEIPEDMKAKAEEYREKLIETVVDIDEAAMEAYLEGVLPDNDKIRELVRRGTIDVKFHPMFCGTAFKNKGVQPLLDAVVDYLPSPMDIPAIKGIDFKTEADIERHADDNEPLSMLAFKIMNDPFVGSLTFARIYSGKLEKGASVMNTVKDKRERVGRMLQMHSNSREDIEEAFAGDIVALAGLKETTTGDTLCDPLKPVILERMEFPEPVIQIAIEPKTKGDQEKMGLALNRLAAEDPSFRVKTDQESGQTIIAGMGELHLDIIVDRMRREFKVEATVGAPQVAYRETITRQHEEDYTHKKQSGGTGQFARVKIIFEPNPDGDDFKFESKIVGGSVPKEYIPGVQKGIESVLSSGPLAGFPMLGVKATLIDGAFHDVDSSVLAFEIASRACFREAAKKAGAQLLEPMMKVEVVTPEDYVGDVIGDLNSRRGQIQGQESRGIAVVINANVPLANMFKYVDNLRSMSQGRAQYTMTFDHYSPVPSNVATEIQAKYSGQK; translated from the coding sequence ATGGCTCGCGAATATAAGATCGAAGACTACCGTAATTTCGGTATCATGGCGCACATCGACGCCGGCAAGACCACGACCACCGAGCGTATTCTCTATTACACCGGCAAGTCGCACAAGATCGGCGAAGTCCACGACGGCGCAGCCACCATGGACTGGATGGAGCAGGAGCAGGAGCGTGGCATCACGATCACCTCTGCTGCCACCACGACCTTCTGGAAGGGCCGTGACGGCAAGATGCGCCGCTTCAACATCATCGACACCCCCGGCCACGTCGACTTCACCATCGAAGTCGAGCGTTCGCTGCGCGTTCTCGACGGCGCCATCGCGCTGCTCGACGCCAACGCCGGTGTCGAGCCGCAGACGGAAACCGTCTGGCGCCAGGCTGAGAAGTACAATGTCCCGCGGATGATCTTCTGCAACAAGATGGACAAGACCGGTGCCGACTTCTACCGCTCGGTCGAGATGATCAAGACCCGCCTCGGCGCAACGGCTGTCGTCATGCAGCTGCCGATCGGCGCGGAAAGCGACTTCAAGGGCGTCATCGACCTGATCGAGATGAACGCTCTCATCTGGCGCGACGAATCGCTCGGCGCCCAGTGGGATGTCGTCGAGATCCCCGAGGACATGAAGGCCAAGGCTGAAGAATATCGCGAAAAGCTGATCGAAACGGTCGTCGACATCGACGAAGCCGCGATGGAAGCCTATCTCGAAGGTGTTCTGCCCGACAACGACAAGATCCGCGAGCTCGTTCGCCGCGGCACGATCGACGTCAAGTTCCACCCGATGTTCTGCGGCACCGCCTTCAAGAACAAGGGCGTGCAGCCGCTGCTCGACGCCGTCGTCGACTACCTGCCGTCGCCGATGGACATCCCGGCGATCAAGGGCATCGACTTCAAGACGGAAGCTGACATCGAGCGTCATGCCGATGACAACGAGCCGCTCTCCATGCTCGCATTCAAGATCATGAACGACCCCTTCGTCGGTTCGCTGACCTTCGCCCGCATCTACTCCGGCAAGCTCGAAAAGGGCGCGTCGGTCATGAACACGGTCAAGGACAAGCGCGAGCGCGTCGGCCGCATGCTGCAGATGCACTCCAACTCGCGTGAAGACATCGAAGAAGCCTTCGCAGGCGACATCGTCGCTCTTGCCGGCCTCAAGGAAACCACGACGGGCGACACGCTCTGCGATCCGCTGAAGCCGGTTATCCTCGAGCGCATGGAATTCCCCGAGCCGGTCATCCAGATCGCCATCGAGCCGAAGACCAAGGGCGACCAGGAAAAGATGGGCCTCGCGCTCAACCGCCTGGCTGCAGAAGATCCGTCCTTCCGCGTCAAGACCGACCAGGAATCCGGCCAGACCATCATCGCCGGCATGGGCGAACTGCATCTCGACATCATCGTCGACCGCATGCGTCGTGAATTCAAGGTCGAAGCAACCGTCGGCGCGCCGCAGGTTGCCTACCGCGAAACCATCACGCGCCAGCACGAAGAAGACTACACGCACAAGAAGCAGTCCGGTGGTACCGGCCAGTTCGCGCGCGTCAAGATCATCTTCGAACCGAACCCGGATGGCGACGACTTCAAGTTCGAATCGAAGATCGTCGGCGGTTCCGTCCCGAAGGAATACATCCCCGGCGTCCAGAAGGGCATCGAAAGCGTCCTGTCTTCGGGCCCGCTCGCGGGCTTCCCGATGCTCGGCGTCAAGGCAACCCTCATCGACGGCGCCTTCCACGACGTCGACTCCTCGGTTCTCGCCTTCGAAATCGCCTCGCGTGCCTGCTTCCGTGAAGCAGCCAAGAAGGCCGGCGCTCAGCTGCTCGAGCCGATGATGAAGGTCGAAGTCGTGACCCCGGAAGATTATGTCGGCGACGTCATCGGCGACCTGAACTCCCGTCGCGGTCAGATCCAGGGCCAGGAAAGCCGTGGTATCGCCGTCGTCATCAACGCGAACGTCCCGCTCGCGAACATGTTCAAGTACGTCGACAACCTGCGCTCCATGTCTCAGGGCCGCGCCCAGTACACGATGACCTTCGATCACTATTCGCCGGTCCCGTCGAACGTCGCAACAGAAATCCAGGCAAAGTATTCCGGTCAGAAGTGA
- the rpoC gene encoding DNA-directed RNA polymerase subunit beta', whose protein sequence is MNQEVMNLFNPQVPAQNFDSIRISIASPEKILSWSYGEIKKPETINYRTFKPERDGLFCARIFGPIKDYECLCGKYKRMKYKGIICEKCGVEVTLSRVRRERMGHIELAAPVAHIWFLKSLPSRISTLLDMTLKDVERVLYFENYIVTEPGLTALKEHQLLSEEEYMLAVDEYGEDQFTAMIGAEAIYEMLASMNLEKIAGDLRSELADTTSDLKQKKLMKRLKIVENFMESGNRPEWMIMKVVPVIPPDLRPLVPLDGGRFATSDLNDLYRRVINRNNRLKRLIELRAPGIIIRNEKRMLQESVDALFDNGRRGRVITGANKRPLKSLSDMLKGKQGRFRQNLLGKRVDYSGRSVIVTGPELKLHQCGLPKKMALELFKPFIYARLDAKGYSSTVKQAKKLVEKEKPEVWDILDEVIREHPVLLNRAPTLHRLGIQAFEPTLVEGKAIQLHPLVCTAFNADFDGDQMAVHVPLSLEAQLEARVLMMSTNNILHPANGAPIIVPSQDMVLGLYYLSILNQNEPGEGMAFSDLGELHHALETKVVTLHTKIRGRFKSVDEDGKPYSKIYETTPGRLLIGELLPKNGKVPFDICNQEMTKKNISKMIDTVYRHCGQKDTVIFCDRIMQLGFSHACRAGISFGKDDMVIPDAKAKIVADTESLVKEYEQQYNDGLITQGEKYNKVVDAWGKATEKVAEEMMARIKAVEFDENTGRQKPMNSIYMMSHSGARGSPNQMRQLGGMRGLMAKPSGEIIETPIISNFKEGLTVNEYFNSTHGARKGLADTALKTANSGYLTRRLVDVAQDCIVTHVDCGTETGLTMTAIVDAGQVVASLGARILGRTALDDIDHPVTGERLVDAGKMILEPDVIEIEKAGIQSIRIRSALTCEIQTGVCSVCYGRDLARGTPVNMGEAVGVIAAQSIGEPGTQLTMRTFHLGGTATVVDQSFLEASYEGTVQIKNRNILRNSDGNLVAMGRNMTVQILDERGVERSSQRVAYGSKLHVDEGDKVKRGQRLAEWDPYTRPMMTEVAGTVQFEDLVDGLSVLEATDESTGITKRQVIDWRSTPRGSDLKPAIVIKDASGNVAKLSRGGDARFLLSVDAILSVEPGTKVSQGDVLARSPLESAKTKDITGGLPRVAELFEARRPKDHAIIAEIDGTIRLGRDYKNKRRVIIEPAEDGVEPVEYLIPKGKPFHLQEGDYIEKGDYILDGNPAPHDILAIKGVEALASYLVNEIQEVYRLQGVVINDKHIEVIVRQMLQKVEITDAGDSTYIVGDNVDRIELEDVNDHLIEQGKKPAYGDPVLLGITKASLQTPSFISAASFQETTKVLTEAAIAGKTDGLQGLKENVIVGRLIPAGTGGTMTQIRRIATSRDELILEERRKGTGAAVATPMLQDMVEKAPAAE, encoded by the coding sequence ATGAACCAAGAGGTCATGAATCTTTTCAATCCGCAGGTGCCTGCACAGAATTTCGATTCCATTCGGATTTCGATCGCGTCTCCGGAGAAGATCCTCTCCTGGTCCTACGGTGAGATCAAGAAGCCGGAAACCATCAACTACCGTACGTTCAAGCCGGAACGCGACGGTTTGTTCTGCGCGCGCATCTTCGGGCCGATCAAGGACTACGAATGCCTGTGCGGCAAGTACAAGCGCATGAAGTACAAGGGCATCATCTGCGAAAAGTGCGGCGTCGAAGTGACGCTGTCGCGCGTTCGCCGTGAGCGCATGGGCCATATCGAGCTCGCCGCTCCCGTTGCCCATATCTGGTTCCTGAAGTCGCTGCCGTCGCGCATCTCGACGCTGCTCGACATGACGCTGAAGGATGTCGAGCGCGTCCTCTATTTCGAAAACTATATCGTCACCGAGCCGGGCCTGACGGCCCTGAAGGAGCACCAGCTCCTCTCGGAAGAAGAGTACATGCTCGCCGTCGACGAATATGGCGAAGACCAGTTCACCGCGATGATCGGCGCTGAGGCGATCTACGAGATGCTGGCCTCGATGAACCTCGAAAAGATCGCCGGCGACCTGCGCTCCGAGCTTGCCGACACCACGTCGGATCTCAAGCAGAAGAAGCTGATGAAGCGCCTGAAGATCGTCGAGAACTTCATGGAGTCGGGCAATCGTCCGGAATGGATGATCATGAAGGTCGTTCCGGTCATTCCGCCGGACCTGCGTCCGCTGGTTCCGCTCGACGGCGGCCGTTTCGCGACGTCGGACCTGAACGATCTCTACCGCCGCGTCATCAACCGTAACAACCGTCTGAAGCGCCTCATCGAGCTTCGTGCGCCCGGCATCATCATCCGCAACGAAAAGCGCATGCTGCAGGAATCGGTTGACGCGCTGTTCGACAACGGCCGCCGCGGCCGCGTCATCACCGGCGCCAACAAGCGTCCGCTGAAGTCGCTGTCCGACATGCTGAAGGGCAAACAGGGCCGCTTCCGCCAGAACCTGCTCGGCAAGCGTGTCGACTATTCCGGCCGTTCGGTCATCGTTACCGGTCCGGAACTGAAGCTGCACCAGTGCGGCCTGCCGAAGAAGATGGCGCTTGAGCTCTTCAAGCCGTTCATCTACGCCCGCCTCGACGCCAAGGGTTACTCCTCGACCGTCAAGCAGGCCAAGAAGCTGGTCGAAAAGGAAAAGCCCGAGGTCTGGGATATCCTCGACGAGGTCATCCGCGAGCATCCGGTTCTCTTGAACCGCGCGCCGACGCTGCACCGCCTGGGCATCCAGGCCTTCGAACCCACCCTGGTCGAAGGCAAGGCGATCCAGCTGCACCCGCTCGTCTGCACGGCCTTCAACGCCGACTTCGACGGTGACCAGATGGCCGTTCACGTGCCGCTGTCGCTCGAAGCCCAGCTCGAAGCCCGCGTGCTGATGATGTCGACCAACAACATCCTGCATCCGGCCAACGGCGCGCCGATCATCGTTCCCTCGCAGGACATGGTTCTCGGCCTCTATTACCTGTCGATCCTGAACCAGAACGAACCGGGCGAAGGCATGGCCTTCTCCGACCTCGGCGAGCTGCATCACGCCCTCGAAACCAAGGTCGTGACGCTGCACACCAAGATCCGCGGCCGCTTCAAGTCGGTCGACGAGGATGGCAAGCCCTATTCGAAGATCTATGAGACGACGCCTGGCCGTCTGCTCATCGGCGAACTGCTGCCGAAGAACGGCAAGGTGCCCTTCGACATCTGCAACCAGGAAATGACCAAGAAGAACATCTCCAAGATGATCGACACGGTCTACCGCCATTGCGGCCAGAAGGACACGGTCATCTTCTGCGACCGCATCATGCAGCTCGGCTTCTCCCATGCCTGCCGCGCCGGCATTTCGTTCGGCAAGGACGACATGGTCATTCCGGATGCCAAGGCCAAGATCGTTGCCGACACCGAAAGCCTGGTGAAGGAATACGAGCAGCAGTACAATGACGGCCTGATCACCCAGGGCGAAAAGTACAATAAGGTTGTCGACGCCTGGGGCAAGGCCACCGAAAAGGTCGCCGAAGAAATGATGGCCCGCATCAAGGCGGTCGAATTCGACGAGAACACCGGCCGTCAGAAGCCGATGAACTCGATCTACATGATGAGCCATTCCGGCGCCCGCGGTTCTCCGAACCAGATGCGCCAGCTAGGCGGCATGCGCGGCCTGATGGCCAAGCCGTCGGGTGAAATCATCGAGACGCCGATCATCTCGAACTTCAAGGAAGGCCTGACCGTCAACGAGTACTTCAACTCGACGCACGGCGCCCGTAAGGGTCTAGCAGACACCGCCTTGAAGACCGCCAACTCGGGTTACCTGACCCGCCGTCTCGTCGACGTCGCGCAGGATTGCATCGTCACGCACGTCGATTGCGGCACCGAAACCGGCCTCACCATGACCGCCATCGTCGATGCCGGTCAGGTCGTCGCCTCGCTCGGCGCCCGCATCCTCGGCCGCACGGCGCTCGACGATATCGATCATCCGGTCACGGGTGAGCGCCTCGTCGATGCCGGCAAGATGATCCTCGAGCCCGATGTCATCGAGATCGAGAAAGCCGGTATCCAGTCGATCCGCATCCGCTCGGCGCTGACCTGCGAAATCCAGACGGGCGTCTGCTCGGTCTGCTACGGCCGCGACCTGGCCCGTGGTACGCCTGTCAACATGGGCGAAGCCGTCGGCGTCATCGCTGCTCAGTCGATCGGCGAGCCGGGCACCCAGCTCACCATGCGTACCTTCCACCTTGGCGGTACGGCAACCGTGGTCGACCAGTCGTTCCTGGAAGCCTCGTACGAAGGTACGGTGCAGATCAAGAACCGCAACATCCTGCGCAACTCCGATGGCAACCTCGTTGCCATGGGCCGCAACATGACCGTCCAGATCCTGGACGAGCGTGGTGTGGAGCGCTCCTCGCAGCGTGTCGCCTACGGTTCGAAGCTGCATGTCGACGAAGGCGACAAGGTCAAGCGCGGCCAGCGTCTGGCGGAGTGGGATCCCTACACCCGTCCGATGATGACCGAAGTGGCTGGCACCGTTCAGTTCGAAGACCTGGTCGACGGTCTCTCGGTTCTGGAAGCGACCGACGAATCCACCGGCATCACCAAGCGTCAGGTCATCGACTGGCGTTCGACCCCGCGCGGTTCGGACCTCAAGCCGGCGATCGTCATCAAGGATGCCAGCGGCAATGTCGCCAAGCTGTCGCGTGGCGGCGACGCCCGCTTCCTGCTCTCGGTCGACGCCATTCTGTCGGTCGAGCCGGGCACCAAGGTCTCTCAGGGTGACGTTCTTGCGCGTTCGCCGCTGGAAAGCGCCAAGACAAAGGACATCACCGGCGGTCTGCCGCGTGTTGCCGAGCTCTTCGAAGCCCGCCGTCCGAAGGACCACGCCATCATCGCAGAGATCGATGGTACGATCCGCCTCGGCCGCGACTACAAGAACAAGCGCCGCGTCATCATCGAGCCGGCGGAAGACGGTGTCGAGCCTGTCGAATACCTGATCCCGAAGGGCAAGCCCTTCCACCTTCAGGAAGGCGACTATATCGAAAAGGGTGACTACATCCTCGACGGTAACCCGGCTCCGCACGACATCCTGGCGATCAAGGGCGTAGAGGCTCTGGCCTCTTACCTCGTCAACGAGATCCAGGAAGTCTACCGCTTGCAGGGTGTTGTCATCAACGACAAGCACATCGAGGTGATCGTCCGTCAGATGCTGCAGAAGGTGGAAATCACCGATGCAGGCGACTCGACCTATATCGTCGGCGACAATGTCGACCGGATCGAGCTCGAAGACGTCAACGATCACCTGATCGAGCAGGGCAAGAAGCCCGCCTACGGCGATCCGGTTCTTCTCGGCATCACCAAGGCGTCGTTGCAGACTCCGTCCTTCATCTCGGCCGCATCCTTCCAGGAAACGACCAAGGTGCTGACGGAAGCTGCGATCGCCGGCAAGACCGACGGCCTGCAGGGTCTGAAGGAAAACGTCATCGTCGGCCGTCTCATCCCGGCCGGCACCGGCGGCACCATGACCCAGATCCGCCGCATCGCCACGTCGCGCGACGAGCTGATCCTCGAGGAGCGCCGCAAGGGCACGGGTGCTGCCGTTGCCACGCCGATGCTGCAGGACATGGTCGAAAAGGCTCCGGCTGCGGAATAA
- the rpsG gene encoding 30S ribosomal protein S7, which yields MSRRHKAEKREINPDPKFGDLVVTKFMNAIMLDGKKSVAENIVYGAFDVVQGKSKQEPLTVFHSALDNIAPHVEVRSRRVGGATYQVPVDVRPERRQALAIRWLIAAARKRNETTMIDRLSGELLDASNNRGSAVKKREDTHKMADANRAFSHYRW from the coding sequence ATGTCCAGACGTCATAAAGCAGAAAAGCGCGAGATCAATCCGGATCCGAAGTTCGGTGATCTCGTCGTCACCAAGTTCATGAATGCCATCATGCTCGACGGCAAGAAGTCCGTTGCTGAAAACATTGTCTATGGCGCGTTCGACGTCGTCCAGGGCAAGTCCAAGCAGGAGCCGCTCACGGTATTCCATTCTGCGCTCGACAACATTGCTCCGCACGTTGAAGTCCGCTCGCGCCGCGTCGGTGGTGCGACCTATCAGGTGCCGGTCGATGTTCGTCCGGAGCGCCGCCAGGCTCTCGCCATTCGCTGGCTGATTGCCGCCGCCCGCAAGCGCAATGAAACCACCATGATCGATCGCCTGTCCGGTGAACTGCTCGATGCGTCCAACAACCGCGGCTCCGCCGTCAAGAAGCGCGAAGACACGCACAAGATGGCTGACGCCAACCGTGCATTCTCGCACTATCGCTGGTAA
- the rpsL gene encoding 30S ribosomal protein S12, which translates to MPTVNQLIRKPRQANVKRNKVPALQENPQKRGVCTRVYTTTPKKPNSALRKVAKIRLTNGFEVIGYIPGEGHNLQEHSVVMIRGGRVKDLPGVRYHIIRGVLDTQGVKNRKQRRSKYGAKRPK; encoded by the coding sequence ATGCCTACCGTAAACCAGCTGATCCGCAAGCCTCGCCAGGCGAACGTAAAGCGTAATAAGGTTCCCGCACTCCAGGAGAACCCGCAGAAGCGCGGCGTTTGCACGCGCGTTTACACGACCACGCCGAAGAAGCCGAACTCGGCTCTGCGTAAGGTCGCAAAGATCCGCCTGACCAACGGCTTCGAAGTCATTGGTTACATCCCCGGCGAAGGTCACAACCTTCAGGAGCACTCTGTCGTCATGATCCGTGGCGGCCGCGTCAAGGACCTTCCGGGTGTCCGTTATCACATCATCCGCGGCGTTCTCGATACCCAGGGTGTCAAGAACCGCAAGCAGCGCCGCTCCAAGTACGGCGCGAAGCGTCCGAAGTAA
- the tuf gene encoding elongation factor Tu, translating into MAKSKFERNKPHVNIGTIGHVDHGKTSLTAAITKYFGEFKAYDQIDAAPEEKARGITISTAHVEYETPARHYAHVDCPGHADYVKNMITGAAQMDGAILVCSAADGPMPQTREHILLARQVGVPAIVVFLNKVDQVDDAELLELVELEVRELLSSYDFPGDDIPVVKGSALAALEDSDKKIGEDAIRELMAAVDSYIPTPERPIDQPFLMPIEDVFSISGRGTVVTGRVERGIVKVGEEVEIVGIRATSKTTVTGVEMFRKLLDQGQAGDNIGALVRGVNRDGVERGQILCKPGSVKPHKKFMAEAYILTKEEGGRHTPFFTNYRPQFYFRTTDVTGIVTLPEGTEMVMPGDNVTVAVELIVPIAMEEKLRFAIREGGRTVGAGIVASIVE; encoded by the coding sequence ATGGCAAAGAGTAAGTTTGAGCGCAACAAGCCGCATGTCAACATCGGCACGATCGGCCACGTTGACCACGGCAAGACGTCTCTGACGGCAGCGATCACGAAGTACTTCGGTGAGTTCAAGGCGTACGACCAGATCGACGCTGCTCCGGAAGAAAAGGCCCGTGGCATCACCATTTCGACGGCGCACGTCGAATATGAGACGCCGGCCCGCCACTACGCGCACGTCGACTGCCCCGGCCACGCCGACTACGTCAAGAACATGATCACCGGTGCTGCCCAGATGGACGGCGCGATCCTGGTATGCTCGGCCGCTGACGGCCCGATGCCGCAGACGCGCGAGCACATTCTGCTGGCCCGCCAGGTCGGCGTTCCGGCGATCGTTGTGTTCCTGAACAAGGTCGACCAGGTTGACGACGCCGAGCTTCTCGAACTGGTCGAGCTCGAAGTTCGCGAACTGCTGTCGTCCTACGACTTCCCGGGCGACGATATCCCTGTAGTCAAGGGTTCGGCGCTGGCCGCTCTCGAAGACAGCGACAAGAAGATCGGCGAAGACGCGATCCGCGAGCTGATGGCTGCGGTCGACTCTTACATCCCGACGCCTGAGCGTCCGATCGACCAGCCGTTCCTGATGCCGATCGAAGACGTGTTCTCGATCTCGGGCCGCGGCACGGTCGTGACCGGCCGCGTCGAGCGTGGCATCGTCAAGGTTGGCGAAGAAGTCGAGATCGTCGGCATCCGCGCGACCTCGAAGACGACGGTGACCGGCGTTGAAATGTTCCGCAAGCTGCTCGATCAGGGCCAGGCCGGCGACAACATCGGCGCGCTGGTTCGCGGTGTGAACCGTGACGGTGTCGAGCGTGGCCAGATCCTGTGCAAGCCGGGCTCTGTCAAGCCGCACAAGAAGTTCATGGCGGAAGCCTACATCCTGACGAAGGAAGAGGGTGGCCGTCATACGCCGTTCTTCACCAATTACCGTCCGCAGTTCTACTTCCGCACGACTGACGTGACCGGCATCGTCACGCTGCCTGAGGGCACGGAGATGGTCATGCCGGGCGACAACGTCACGGTTGCCGTCGAGCTGATCGTTCCGATCGCGATGGAAGAAAAGCTGCGCTTCGCCATCCGCGAAGGCGGCCGCACCGTCGGCGCCGGCATCGTTGCCTCGATCGTCGAGTAA
- the rpsJ gene encoding 30S ribosomal protein S10, producing the protein MNGQNIRIRLKAFDHRILDASTREIVSTAKRTGASVRGPVPLPTRIEKFTVNRSPHIDKKSREQFEMRTHKRLLDIVDPTPQTVDALMKLDLAAGVDVEIKL; encoded by the coding sequence ATGAACGGCCAAAATATCCGCATTCGCCTGAAGGCGTTCGATCACCGGATTCTCGATGCTTCTACGCGCGAGATCGTGTCGACGGCGAAGCGCACCGGTGCAAGCGTCCGGGGCCCCGTTCCGCTTCCGACCCGCATCGAGAAGTTTACGGTCAACCGGTCCCCGCACATCGACAAGAAGAGCCGCGAACAGTTCGAGATGCGCACGCACAAGCGCCTTCTCGACATCGTAGACCCGACCCCGCAGACGGTGGACGCGCTGATGAAGCTCGATCTCGCCGCTGGTGTCGATGTTGAGATCAAGCTCTGA